One genomic segment of Halococcus sediminicola includes these proteins:
- a CDS encoding MFS transporter — translation MSSRISNRWWVYLALGLGSVSYGCLLFIWFLLPAFFTPVIDELGLTGWQAGILAGAIPLTYIPLSLVSGLAIDRVGPRWAMGAGLLIFGCAGTARGFATGFPSLLAMTLLVGVGATGITFGLPKLVAALFPAQQVGSASTVYVLGSYAGSASAFAIGRPILGPALGGWRHVFIWSGLVVVAFAFVWFVGTARVTFQPVNDERTFSIGSFRRDAGRVLSNRNMILLVVVGIAYLMVSHGLQGWLVTIFETRGIRPAPAGLTTTVLVAGQVIGALSIPPLSDRFSIRRWAVVLAGLLVSSGTMMLLAFDSELLLAASGIVAVGVGLGGVGPLLRAIPVELAGIGPRLTATAVGFIFAVGEVGGFLGPFLIGSLRDVTDSFTPGLAVVATGGIVIAAAGWQMTGIQ, via the coding sequence GTGAGCAGCCGAATCTCGAACCGGTGGTGGGTCTATCTCGCACTCGGTCTCGGGAGTGTAAGCTACGGATGTCTGTTGTTCATCTGGTTCCTCCTGCCGGCGTTTTTCACACCCGTCATCGACGAGTTGGGTCTCACAGGGTGGCAGGCAGGAATACTCGCCGGAGCGATTCCACTGACATATATTCCCCTCTCGCTGGTAAGTGGACTCGCGATAGATCGGGTCGGACCACGATGGGCAATGGGAGCTGGCTTGCTCATCTTCGGGTGTGCGGGGACTGCCAGAGGCTTCGCAACCGGATTCCCGTCGCTGCTCGCGATGACGCTGCTTGTGGGCGTGGGGGCAACCGGAATTACGTTCGGTCTTCCGAAACTGGTCGCGGCACTATTCCCAGCCCAGCAAGTTGGGTCCGCGTCGACGGTCTACGTGCTCGGGTCGTACGCTGGTTCGGCCTCGGCGTTCGCAATCGGTCGGCCAATCTTGGGTCCCGCACTCGGCGGCTGGCGACATGTCTTCATCTGGAGTGGCCTCGTTGTCGTCGCATTTGCATTCGTGTGGTTTGTCGGGACAGCTCGTGTGACCTTCCAGCCGGTCAACGACGAGCGGACTTTCTCCATCGGCTCGTTTCGTCGGGATGCCGGCCGAGTGCTTTCGAATCGGAATATGATCTTGCTTGTGGTGGTCGGCATAGCGTACCTGATGGTCAGCCACGGGCTACAGGGCTGGCTCGTAACGATTTTCGAAACGCGCGGTATCCGGCCGGCGCCCGCTGGTCTGACGACAACGGTTCTCGTTGCGGGCCAAGTGATAGGGGCGCTCTCGATTCCACCGCTTTCGGATCGATTTTCGATCCGCCGTTGGGCGGTCGTTTTGGCAGGTTTGCTCGTGTCCAGCGGGACAATGATGCTGCTAGCATTCGATTCCGAACTACTCCTCGCAGCCAGCGGGATCGTCGCCGTTGGGGTAGGTCTCGGTGGAGTAGGTCCCTTACTCAGAGCCATTCCGGTAGAACTAGCGGGAATTGGCCCCAGACTGACCGCGACAGCGGTGGGATTCATCTTCGCTGTTGGAGAAGTTGGCGGGTTTCTCGGGCCATTTCTGATTGGTTCACTCCGTGATGTCACCGACTCGTTCACACCTGGACTTGCGGTGGTAGCCACGGGCGGGATAGTAATCGCTGCTGCAGGATGGCAGATGACTGGCATTCAGTAG